Proteins encoded in a region of the Uloborus diversus isolate 005 chromosome 1, Udiv.v.3.1, whole genome shotgun sequence genome:
- the LOC129227960 gene encoding glutamine-dependent NAD(+) synthetase-like — protein sequence MGRKVILATCTLNQWAMDFKGNYERIIESIKQAKDKGATYRCGPELEVTGYSCGDHFYESDTLLHSWEVLSKILQDPICKDILIDIGMPVMHKNVTYNCRVIFLNKKILLIRPKLILCDDGNYRETRWFTSWTKIRETETYYLPRMIQDITGQKTVLFGDAVIATLDTCIGFEICEELWNPHSSHIFQSLDGVEIIANGSGCYHELRKAYVVVDLVKSATAKCGGIYLFSNLRGCDGERTYFQGCSHIAINGHMVSIGKQFSLQDVEVITATLDLEDVRVYRNSIRSRNLVASSSPSYPRVQVDFALSSSDLFLPTFQPKEWSYHTAEEEISLGPACWLWDYLRRSGQGGFFLPLSGGVDSSSCAVIVYSMCNLVCKAISDGESGVLDDLRKIMGDQKYYPQNPRELCNQILVTCYMGTKNSSEETCFQAKDLASQIGSYHMKIKIDIIIDAILTVFTLVTGITPKFRIHGGSTRENVALQNIQARIRMVMAYLLAQLVLWTRNRSGGLLVLGSGNVDEGLAGYLTKYDCSSADVNPIGSVSKRDLKSFLKYALFQFNLPALGEILNAPPTAELEPLKEGKIAQTDEEDMGMTYDELSIYGNLRKPGGCGPYSMFCKLVNVWSNVLRPEDVADKVKHFFRRYSINRHKMTVLTPSYHAECYSPDDNRFDQRQFLYNAKWEWQFQAIDVALKKIKRIKEDHNYDFTRLGHTSKIQHRIKDSLSDKNLSDISGASLHESLSGKSRLGIVVSDTLPKFSKDDFSFAPKTNTIPFRRTLNSTLSSDVLSF from the coding sequence ATGGGTCGAAAAGTTATTCTTGCAACATGTACTTTAAACCAATGGGCTATGGATTTCAAAGGCAACTATGAACGAATCATTGAAAGCATCAAACAAGCAAAGGATAAAGGTGCCACATACCGATGTGGGCCAGAATTGGAAGTTACGGGGTATAGTTGTGGAGATCACTTTTACGAGAGCGATACGTTGCTTCATTCTTGGGAAGTGTTGTCTAAAATTTTGCAGGATCCCATTTGCAAGGATATCTTAATAGATATTGGGATGCCTGTCATGCATAAAAATGTGACATATAATTGCAGAGTgatttttttgaataagaaaatacTCCTGATTCGGCCAAAATTGATATTATGTGATGATGGAAATTATAGAGAAACTCGTTGGTTTACTTCTTGGACAAAGATAAGAGAAACCGAAACTTATTACTTGCCCCGAATGATACAAGATATAACTGGTCAAAAGACAGTCTTATTTGGTGATGCAGTCATTGCTACTTTAGACACTTGTATTGGTTTTGAAATTTGCGAAGAACTTTGGAATCCACATAGCTCTCATATTTTCCAAAGCTTGGATGGAGTCGAGATCATAGCTAATGGAAGTGGCTGTTACCACGAATTACGAAAAGCATATGTAGTTGTGGATTTGGTAAAATCTGCTACTGCCAAATGCGGAGGGATATATCTTTTTTCCAATTTACGTGGCTGCGACGGTGAAAGAACTTATTTCCAAGGCTGTTCTCATATTGCCATCAATGGTCACATGGTGAGCATTGGTAAGCAATTTTCTCTCCAAGATGTTGAGGTCATCACTGCTACTTTAGATCTCGAAGACGTTCGAGTTTACCGCAACAGCATAAGAAGCAGGAATTTGGTCGCATCCTCTTCACCCAGCTACCCTCGTGTACAGGTAGATTTTGCTTTATCTTCTAGTGATTTATTTTTGCCCACATTTCAGCCAAAAGAGTGGAGCTATCACACTGCCGAAGAAGAAATTTCTCTAGGCCCAGCCTGCTGGCTGTGGGATTATTTAAGACGTAGCGGACAAGGTGGCTTTTTCCTGCCTTTGAGTGGCGGAGTGGATAGCAGTAGCTGTGCCGTGATCGTATACTCCATGTGTAATCTAGTTTGCAAGGCAATCAGTGATGGAGAGAGTGGAGTTTTAGATGATTTAAGGAAAATTATGGGAGATCAAAAATACTACCCTCAGAACCCGAGAGAACTCTGTAATCAAATTCTAGTTACTTGTTACATGGGTACTAAAAACTCATCTGAGGAAACTTGTTTTCAAGCTAAAGATTTGGCTTCTCAGATAGGAAGTTATCACATGAAAATCAAAATTGACATCATAATTGATGCCATACTGACAGTTTTCACGCTCGTCACCGGCATCACTCCGAAATTCCGTATTCATGGAGGGAGTACCAGGGAGAACGTGGCGCTGCAAAATATTCAAGCTCGGATAAGGATGGTCATGGCATACCTCCTTGCTCAACTCGTTTTATGGACTAGAAATCGATCTGGTGGCCTGCTTGTGCTGGGTTCCGGGAATGTTGATGAAGGACTTGCTGGTTATTTAACCAAGTATGACTGCTCAAGTGCTGACGTGAACCCTATAGGTTCTGTTAGTAAAAGAGACTTgaaatcttttttgaaatatgCTTTATTTCAGTTTAACTTACCAGCTTTGGGAGAAATACTGAATGCACCACCGACAGCAGAGTTGGAACCTCTCAAGGAAGGAAAAATTGCTCAAACGGATGAAGAAGACATGGGTATGACATACGATGAGCTGAGTATCTACGGAAATCTCAGGAAGCCGGGAGGATGTGGTCCATACTCCATGTTTTGCAAACTAGTTAATGTATGGTCAAACGTTCTTCGTCCTGAAGATGTCGCCGACAAAGTGAAACACTTTTTTAGAAGATACTCTATAAATCGCCACAAAATGACAGTGCTTACTCCTTCTTATCATGCCGAGTGCTATAGTCCCGATGACAATAGATTTGATCAGCGGCAATTTCTTTATAATGCCAAATGGGAATGGCAGTTTCAAGCCATTGATgtggctttgaaaaaaattaaaagaatcaaAGAAGATCATAACTATGACTTTACTAGATTAGGTCACACTAGCAAAATCCAACATCGAATAAAAGACAGTTTGTCTGATAAAAATCTTTCAGACATAAGTGGAGCATCTTTACATGAAAGTTTATCTGGGAAAAGCAGATTAGGAATTGTTGTTTCGGATACCTTACCGAAATTTTCCAAAGATGATTTTAGCTTTGCTCCTAAAACTAATACTATACCATTTCGAAGAACTCTTAATTCTACTCTTAGTTCAGATGTTTTATCATTCTAA